From Psychrobacillus sp. FSL K6-2836, a single genomic window includes:
- a CDS encoding TVP38/TMEM64 family protein, translating to MKNKIQHLTKRQWIIWGGLLLILVFVLLNKDIVTSLLHGDIDEVQLFLERNIGYALFFMALVMLIQNSFTIFPLIIVITINITLFGFINGFLWSWFTSVIASIIVLYGVRYVFQEIIIEKFNKGLIEKVDANGFAYVLQGRLFPFIPTSLINILSGLSTIRIVPFTIATAIGNFLYFFVLALIPAGILSSDVDEYVIFSIIFATILIYYLVKYVKHKKKSTEKVDSLD from the coding sequence ATGAAGAATAAAATTCAACATCTAACGAAAAGACAATGGATTATATGGGGCGGTTTGCTGTTAATTTTAGTTTTCGTCTTATTAAACAAAGATATTGTTACGTCTTTATTGCATGGAGATATAGATGAGGTCCAACTATTTTTAGAAAGAAATATTGGCTATGCGCTATTTTTTATGGCCCTGGTCATGCTCATACAAAATTCATTTACAATATTTCCACTCATTATCGTGATTACAATCAATATCACGTTATTTGGATTTATAAATGGCTTTTTATGGAGCTGGTTTACGAGTGTAATTGCCTCTATTATTGTGCTGTACGGTGTACGCTATGTTTTCCAAGAAATTATTATTGAAAAGTTCAACAAAGGATTAATTGAGAAGGTTGATGCAAATGGTTTTGCTTATGTACTACAAGGAAGACTTTTCCCTTTTATCCCAACTAGTTTGATTAATATTTTGTCTGGTCTTAGCACAATACGTATCGTGCCTTTCACTATAGCTACTGCAATTGGAAATTTCCTTTATTTCTTTGTCCTTGCTCTAATTCCAGCTGGAATATTATCATCTGATGTAGATGAATATGTCATTTTCAGTATTATTTTTGCGACTATTCTTATTTATTATTTAGTGAAGTATGTAAAGCACAAAAAAAAATCTACAGAAAAAGTAGATTCGTTAGATTAA
- a CDS encoding metallophosphoesterase family protein has protein sequence MKVAIITDIHGNELALQAVLKEIDAMRDVQEIWCLGDMIAMGPDTNEVLDILFERSDVQMITGNHDEAILSLISGEGHPDSYKHTREHHQWIANQLSEQNAERLRLLPRTIAKEINGMRLFGIHYHIETHMRDSHIREEPFYSILKPTLDNMETMFGDYPADIICFGHNHPEHLFQTDDKIYINPGSLGVSKGITAPYAIVDLGSIKPDVTIHQVAYDKKTFLEKFDALQVPQREIMFKLFYIEE, from the coding sequence TTGAAGGTAGCGATTATTACAGATATTCATGGGAACGAACTTGCCCTACAAGCAGTATTGAAAGAAATAGATGCTATGAGGGATGTGCAGGAAATTTGGTGTCTTGGAGACATGATAGCTATGGGACCGGATACGAATGAAGTTCTTGATATTCTATTTGAGCGTTCCGATGTTCAAATGATTACCGGTAACCACGACGAGGCAATACTATCCCTTATCTCTGGAGAAGGACATCCCGATAGCTATAAGCATACACGTGAACACCATCAATGGATTGCCAACCAACTGTCCGAACAAAATGCTGAACGCCTTCGCTTATTACCAAGAACGATTGCAAAAGAAATTAACGGTATGCGTCTATTTGGCATTCACTACCATATAGAAACACATATGCGTGATTCACATATTAGAGAAGAGCCCTTTTACTCTATTTTAAAACCTACACTAGATAACATGGAAACGATGTTCGGTGATTATCCCGCAGACATTATTTGCTTTGGACATAATCATCCAGAGCACCTATTTCAAACTGACGATAAAATATATATAAATCCAGGTTCTCTAGGTGTATCCAAAGGCATTACTGCTCCATATGCAATAGTTGACTTAGGTTCTATTAAACCAGATGTTACTATTCATCAAGTAGCCTATGATAAAAAAACCTTTTTAGAAAAGTTCGATGCACTCCAGGTGCCACAAAGAGAAATAATGTTTAAGCTTTTTTATATAGAGGAATAA
- a CDS encoding GntR family transcriptional regulator, translated as MKAVFDDSKPIFQQISDMIANEIVEGELLEGDQIPSTTEISKFYQINRATVQKGLAALVDSGYVYKQRGVGMFVSKGAKQKLLEKRKEDFYNEYLRPMMEEAKRIEIKKVELLQIIKEDYKDD; from the coding sequence GTGAAAGCTGTTTTTGATGACTCGAAACCTATTTTCCAGCAAATTTCAGATATGATTGCCAATGAAATTGTGGAAGGTGAGTTATTAGAAGGCGATCAAATTCCTTCTACCACCGAAATTTCAAAATTTTATCAAATAAACCGTGCAACTGTTCAAAAAGGGCTTGCTGCATTAGTCGATTCTGGATATGTATATAAGCAACGTGGCGTTGGAATGTTTGTTTCAAAAGGTGCCAAACAAAAGTTACTTGAAAAGCGTAAAGAAGACTTCTACAACGAGTATTTAAGACCAATGATGGAAGAAGCTAAGCGAATTGAAATAAAAAAAGTAGAATTACTTCAAATAATCAAGGAGGATTATAAGGATGATTAA
- a CDS encoding flavin reductase family protein yields the protein MENKLDQVASFKAAMGNYPTGVTVVTAYNSDGKPMGLTVNSFASVSLEPLLILWSIDKRVYSYEEFLKVDKFTVNILAADQGDICNLFASKVEDRFAECEWNKSELNLPVLSNSLATLECKVFNKVEAGDHTIMIGEVLHIQNAAKEPLMYHRRNIGGIPTEFYK from the coding sequence ATGGAAAATAAATTAGATCAAGTAGCCAGCTTTAAAGCGGCAATGGGGAATTATCCTACTGGAGTCACTGTAGTTACAGCTTATAATAGCGATGGTAAACCAATGGGATTAACCGTTAATTCCTTCGCTTCTGTTTCGTTGGAACCATTATTAATATTATGGTCTATTGATAAAAGAGTATACTCATACGAAGAGTTTTTAAAAGTAGATAAGTTTACGGTAAATATTCTAGCAGCAGATCAAGGAGATATTTGTAATTTATTCGCTAGCAAAGTAGAGGATAGGTTTGCTGAGTGTGAATGGAATAAATCAGAATTGAATTTGCCGGTGCTTTCTAACTCGTTAGCAACATTAGAATGTAAAGTATTTAATAAAGTGGAAGCTGGCGATCATACAATTATGATAGGTGAAGTACTGCATATTCAAAATGCGGCAAAAGAGCCTTTAATGTATCACCGTAGAAATATCGGTGGTATACCTACAGAATTTTATAAATGA
- a CDS encoding sensor domain-containing diguanylate cyclase yields MDYQQSKLKKKNDNLVRKEVFNISLSVLKTFIVALVNSNGNIVKANEKFLSVFNYSLDDIETLTIDMVISESSNPGFKKTMYENIEKEKYWSGNLRLIDKFHQPVDSIVDILEFRGDGDNERNYLLIILPVNRFNEEEKWRSIAYTDDLTGLPNRRKFSECISYHIEKSNQQSSKFGLLFLDIDNFKHINDQYGHVVGDQLLKECALRLVDAVGNSAVIFRKSGDEFLIIVEEVGKVKDICDSIQHQFTANFYIDNSPISVYISLGNSVYPDCGLYEESLIHHADRVMYEQKKQNKSKREFVTPKR; encoded by the coding sequence ATGGACTACCAACAAAGTAAACTCAAGAAAAAAAATGATAACTTGGTAAGGAAGGAAGTATTCAACATTTCTTTATCTGTATTGAAAACATTCATAGTTGCACTAGTAAATTCTAATGGAAATATAGTAAAAGCTAATGAGAAGTTTTTAAGTGTTTTTAACTATTCGTTGGATGATATAGAGACTTTAACTATTGATATGGTAATTAGTGAGTCCTCAAACCCTGGTTTTAAAAAAACTATGTATGAAAATATCGAGAAGGAAAAGTATTGGTCAGGTAATTTAAGACTAATAGATAAATTTCACCAACCAGTAGATTCTATTGTTGATATTTTGGAATTTAGAGGTGATGGTGATAATGAAAGGAATTATCTTTTAATAATACTTCCTGTCAATAGATTCAACGAAGAAGAAAAGTGGAGAAGTATTGCCTACACAGATGATCTAACTGGTCTTCCTAATCGTAGGAAATTTAGCGAATGCATCTCTTATCATATAGAAAAGAGTAATCAACAAAGTTCAAAATTTGGGCTATTATTTTTGGATATTGATAATTTTAAACATATAAATGATCAATATGGTCATGTTGTTGGCGATCAGCTTTTAAAAGAATGTGCATTAAGATTAGTGGATGCTGTGGGCAATAGTGCGGTTATATTTCGCAAAAGTGGGGATGAATTTTTAATTATTGTTGAAGAAGTGGGGAAAGTGAAAGATATTTGCGATTCTATTCAACATCAATTTACAGCTAATTTTTATATCGATAATAGTCCTATTTCAGTCTATATAAGCTTAGGAAACAGTGTTTACCCTGATTGCGGGCTTTACGAAGAATCATTAATCCATCATGCAGATAGAGTGATGTATGAACAAAAGAAACAGAACAAATCTAAGAGAGAATTTGTTACTCCAAAAAGATAA
- a CDS encoding ABC transporter ATP-binding protein translates to MIKLENVSFSYGNNPALKNVNISETKPIIIGLWGRNGSGKTTLMKLLSGMENIDAGSINVNGIIPYNNNETMNTITYIQENHPFSDLWNVEDALHYGALFNKNWDMELAEHLVALFELPLKKKIRKFSKGMQTMVQIIMGLASKSPVTIMDEPTNGLDAYMRKQFYDALLNTYEEDPRLIILSTHHIDEIEALCEKIAIINQQTIVRYEDTEELKMHGIHLSGSAKIIEPLIEGHTILEKRKLGKQINVMIDDVFTDEWKSRAKEAGVTVEKAPLQDYLVNYTTKKEVQKV, encoded by the coding sequence ATGATTAAACTCGAAAATGTCTCGTTTTCATATGGGAATAACCCAGCTCTAAAGAATGTAAATATTTCTGAAACTAAGCCAATTATCATAGGGCTCTGGGGTAGAAATGGATCTGGAAAAACAACGCTCATGAAGCTTTTATCCGGTATGGAAAATATAGATGCTGGTTCCATCAATGTGAACGGTATTATCCCTTATAACAATAATGAAACGATGAACACCATCACGTATATACAAGAAAATCACCCCTTCTCAGATCTTTGGAATGTTGAAGATGCGTTACATTATGGAGCATTATTTAATAAAAACTGGGATATGGAGCTAGCAGAACATCTAGTTGCTTTATTTGAATTACCACTAAAAAAGAAAATCAGAAAGTTCTCTAAAGGGATGCAGACAATGGTACAAATTATAATGGGTCTTGCTAGTAAATCTCCCGTAACGATTATGGACGAACCAACGAATGGGCTTGATGCTTATATGAGAAAGCAGTTTTACGATGCGCTCCTTAATACGTATGAGGAAGATCCTCGTTTAATTATTTTATCTACACATCATATTGATGAAATTGAAGCGTTATGTGAGAAGATTGCTATCATCAATCAGCAGACAATTGTACGTTATGAAGATACAGAAGAGTTAAAAATGCATGGTATTCATTTATCCGGATCAGCAAAGATAATAGAACCTTTAATAGAAGGGCATACCATTTTAGAAAAAAGAAAACTTGGAAAACAAATCAATGTGATGATTGACGACGTATTTACGGATGAATGGAAATCAAGAGCAAAAGAAGCTGGTGTTACTGTGGAAAAGGCACCATTACAGGACTATCTTGTTAACTATACAACCAAAAAAGAGGTGCAAAAAGTATGA
- a CDS encoding MFS transporter, producing the protein MSSFKWKFPIMYLFSVGIANIGGWIYLLAINLMVLEITGSALAVAALYIIKPITQLLVGPWAGSLIDRVSTKHIMVCLDVIRAILIFFIPFSDSIVFIYILVFFIQMAGAIFEPASFTYMTLLLPENIRHRFNAILSFVHSGAFVTGPLIAGVLFMSGSLKEALFVNVGIFLLCAALALLLPRKMSTATFENSRITWLNIQDDWRLVVHFSKKAIPFFVLYMMFQMVMLLTAALDSMEVTFAKQVLNLSNTAYGSLVTLAGIGFLVGALCTNILVRIAPAKLLMSIGTLFVSIGYVIYSFSTTYLLASIGFFVLSFFLSISNTGFMTYIQSNIPTDMMGRISSLYEMLSSFIQIIVILFLGLASQWLSVKEVVIGGSILMFCVALYLTLLSANQTKRKLL; encoded by the coding sequence ATGAGTTCATTCAAATGGAAGTTTCCTATTATGTATTTGTTCTCCGTTGGAATTGCCAATATCGGAGGATGGATATACTTATTAGCAATCAACTTAATGGTATTAGAGATAACAGGATCTGCTTTAGCAGTTGCGGCGTTGTATATTATTAAACCTATCACCCAGTTATTAGTTGGACCTTGGGCTGGTAGTCTTATTGACCGTGTTTCTACTAAGCATATTATGGTCTGTTTAGACGTGATTAGAGCAATATTAATCTTCTTCATACCTTTTTCTGATTCCATCGTATTCATTTATATACTAGTGTTTTTCATCCAAATGGCTGGGGCAATATTTGAGCCAGCATCCTTTACGTATATGACGCTTTTGCTACCTGAAAATATAAGACATCGATTTAACGCAATTCTTAGCTTTGTCCATTCGGGTGCCTTTGTAACCGGTCCATTAATTGCAGGTGTTTTATTTATGAGTGGTTCTCTTAAGGAAGCATTATTTGTAAACGTTGGTATTTTTCTATTATGTGCTGCTCTTGCACTTTTACTTCCTAGAAAAATGTCTACAGCTACTTTTGAAAATTCAAGAATAACTTGGTTGAACATCCAAGATGATTGGAGATTAGTTGTACATTTTAGTAAGAAGGCTATTCCTTTTTTCGTCTTATATATGATGTTCCAAATGGTTATGCTACTAACTGCCGCATTAGACTCCATGGAAGTTACCTTTGCCAAGCAGGTCCTTAATCTGTCCAATACTGCCTATGGATCTCTTGTCACTCTTGCTGGGATTGGATTTCTAGTTGGTGCTCTTTGTACCAATATATTAGTAAGAATCGCTCCAGCTAAACTGTTGATGAGTATCGGGACACTATTTGTCTCAATTGGTTATGTTATTTACAGTTTTTCCACAACCTATTTGTTAGCTAGTATCGGATTTTTTGTTCTTTCATTTTTTCTATCTATTTCAAATACGGGGTTTATGACATACATCCAATCCAATATCCCTACCGATATGATGGGTAGAATATCAAGCCTATATGAGATGCTTTCTAGTTTTATACAAATTATCGTTATTCTTTTTTTAGGTCTTGCATCTCAATGGCTTTCTGTAAAAGAAGTGGTCATAGGAGGTTCCATTCTAATGTTTTGTGTAGCTCTCTACTTAACTTTACTTTCAGCTAATCAAACTAAAAGGAAATTGCTCTAA
- a CDS encoding general stress protein, whose product MTVKLTVENAVQAKQEIEKLETQGYVRDNIHIFAHFKERADDINDALDTSDVGMKEQGFLQSFKNMFTSRGDELRSKMEAAGISKQEAEAAEKELDEGKLVIIAHN is encoded by the coding sequence ATGACAGTCAAACTAACAGTTGAAAATGCAGTTCAAGCTAAACAAGAAATTGAAAAACTTGAGACACAAGGATACGTTCGAGACAATATTCATATTTTCGCCCATTTTAAAGAACGAGCAGACGATATTAATGATGCGCTCGACACTTCTGATGTGGGCATGAAAGAACAAGGCTTTTTACAATCATTTAAAAACATGTTTACTTCTCGTGGAGATGAGCTTCGCAGTAAAATGGAAGCAGCTGGTATCTCTAAACAAGAGGCGGAAGCAGCAGAAAAAGAATTAGATGAGGGCAAATTAGTAATTATAGCTCATAACTAA
- a CDS encoding response regulator: MIKTILVDDEDLSLFTLEKKLQEFPNIHIIKKYNSQEHVLSDLKTTHVDVAFLDIEMADLNGLDLAEAILSIQPSIQIVFVTAHSEYAIQAFELNSIDYLLKPITTKRLLKTINRLTKIVEVCRNHEDRTEDISTSVPYIKCFNELQVFRNGQLIHFKTAKVKELFGFFLTNINTYINRDILIESLWPGQDYKKSKIHLHTCLSYLRKILDELGYSNCITFSNQSYFFTLEPIYCDAIELKKTLQSLDKLDVTNIQIAENAVKLYTGEYMELNRYDWAFVEAQAYQNHMLISLDKIINYYQLNDDSKTLFYLQTYLRLNPYSNEKIKQKINLLVKMEDRFEAIKTYHEYEQLLLKDLEIGLDDSFVELFNVLISTAERS, from the coding sequence ATGATAAAAACAATTTTAGTGGATGATGAAGACCTTTCACTTTTCACCCTAGAAAAAAAGTTACAGGAATTCCCTAACATACATATTATAAAAAAATACAATTCACAAGAGCATGTTCTATCTGACCTAAAAACAACCCATGTGGATGTTGCATTTTTAGATATTGAAATGGCGGACTTGAATGGATTAGACTTAGCCGAGGCTATACTATCAATTCAGCCATCTATACAAATTGTCTTCGTAACTGCCCATTCGGAGTACGCAATACAAGCATTTGAATTAAACTCGATTGATTACTTATTAAAACCAATTACTACAAAACGTCTTCTTAAAACTATTAATAGATTAACTAAAATTGTAGAAGTATGTAGAAATCACGAAGATAGGACTGAAGATATCTCTACTTCTGTACCCTACATTAAGTGTTTTAATGAATTGCAAGTATTTCGTAATGGACAGCTAATTCATTTTAAAACCGCCAAAGTTAAGGAATTATTTGGATTTTTTCTTACAAATATTAACACATATATAAATCGAGATATTTTAATAGAAAGTTTATGGCCAGGACAAGATTATAAAAAGTCTAAAATTCACCTGCATACATGCTTATCTTATTTACGTAAAATTCTAGATGAGCTTGGCTACTCTAACTGTATTACATTCTCCAACCAAAGTTATTTTTTCACTTTGGAACCAATTTACTGTGATGCAATAGAATTGAAAAAAACCCTACAAAGTCTGGATAAACTTGATGTTACAAATATTCAAATTGCTGAAAATGCAGTAAAGTTATATACAGGTGAATATATGGAATTGAATAGGTACGACTGGGCTTTTGTAGAAGCACAGGCATATCAAAATCACATGCTGATTTCTTTAGATAAAATAATCAATTACTATCAGCTTAATGATGACTCAAAAACACTCTTTTATTTGCAAACTTACCTTAGGTTAAATCCATACTCAAATGAAAAAATTAAGCAAAAAATCAATTTATTAGTAAAAATGGAGGATCGATTCGAAGCAATTAAAACGTATCATGAGTATGAACAATTATTATTGAAAGACTTAGAAATAGGACTGGATGATTCATTTGTTGAGTTATTTAATGTTCTCATATCAACAGCTGAACGTTCCTAG